TCCAGGGCATGTCGGTCTCGACCGCCGGCAAGAAGGAGATCGCCCAGGTCGGTACCATCTCCGCGAACAACGACGAGGAGATCGGCAACCTCATCGCCGACGCGATGGAGAAGGTCGGCAAGGACGGCGTGATCACGGTCGAGGAGGCCAAGGGGATCGAGACCACCCTCGAGACCGTGGACGGCATGCAGTTCGACCGCGGGTACACTTCGGCTTACTTCGTCACCGATCCGGATCGGATGGAGGCGGTCCTCGAGGATGCCCTCGTCCTGATCCACGACAAGAAGATCTCGGCGATGAAGGACCTTCTCCCGGTGCTGGAGAAGGTGGCGCAGCAGGGCCGTCCGCTCCTGATCATCGCGGAGGACATCGAGGGTGAGGCGCAGGCCACCCTGGTGGTGAACAAGCTGCGTGGCACCCTGAAGGTGGTGGCGGTGAAGGCGCCGGGCTTCGGCGATCGTCGTAAGGCGATGCTGCAGGACATCGCGGTCCTGACCGGTGGCCAGGTGATCTCCGAGGAGCTCGGCTTCAAGCTGGAGAACGCCGTCCTCAGCGACCTCGGTAAGGCGAAGCGGATCGTCGTCGACAAGGACAACACCACCATCATCGACGGCGGCGGCAACCCCGAGGCGATCCAGGGCCGGATCAAGGAGATCCGCGCGGCCATCGAGAAGTCGACCAGCGACTACGACCGCGAGAAGCTGCAGGAGCGGCTCGCCAAGCTTGCCGGCGGCGTGGCGGTGATCAACGTGGGCGCCGCGACCGAGACCGAGATGAAGGAGAAGAAGGCTCGGGTCGAGGACGCGCTGCACGCGACCCGCGCCGCGGTGGAGGAGGGCATCGTGCCGGGCGGCGGCGTGGCGCTGCTGCGGGCGCAGTCGGCGCTGAAGGACTTCCGCCTCGAGGACGAGGACGAGAACATCGGTGTGCGCATCGTGGAGCGCGCGCTCGAGGAGCCGATCCGGCAGATCGTGCAGAACGCCGGTCTGGAGGGCTCCATCGTGGTCGAGAAGGTGCGCAGCAACGAGACTGCCGCCTTCGGCTTCAATGCCCGCACTGAGACGTACGAGAACCTGGTCGACGCCGGCGTCATCGACCCGACCAAGGTGACCCGTACGGCGCTCCAGAACGCCGCCTCCATCGCCGGGCTGCTGCTGACCACCGAGACCGTGGTGGTCGAGAAGCCCGAGAAGGAGAAGGCGCCGCCGATGCCGGGTGGCGGCGGCATGGACATGTACTGATCGCCGCAACACCCTTCGTGGGAAGAATGGGGCCCGGCTCGAGTGATCGAGCCGGGCCTTTTCGTTGTTGAATTGGGGGCGCCCGCCCCGCGAGACTGGCGGGTCGGCGGATGATGCGC
This genomic stretch from Longimicrobiaceae bacterium harbors:
- the groL gene encoding chaperonin GroEL (60 kDa chaperone family; promotes refolding of misfolded polypeptides especially under stressful conditions; forms two stacked rings of heptamers to form a barrel-shaped 14mer; ends can be capped by GroES; misfolded proteins enter the barrel where they are refolded when GroES binds), which translates into the protein MAAKELVFSADARASLKKGVDKLAEAVKVTLGPKGRNVVIDRKFGSPLITKDGVTVAKEVELEDPIENMGAQMVKEVATKTSDLAGDGTTTATVLAQAIFREGLKNVTAGANPMSLKRGIDKAVDKVVDYLQGMSVSTAGKKEIAQVGTISANNDEEIGNLIADAMEKVGKDGVITVEEAKGIETTLETVDGMQFDRGYTSAYFVTDPDRMEAVLEDALVLIHDKKISAMKDLLPVLEKVAQQGRPLLIIAEDIEGEAQATLVVNKLRGTLKVVAVKAPGFGDRRKAMLQDIAVLTGGQVISEELGFKLENAVLSDLGKAKRIVVDKDNTTIIDGGGNPEAIQGRIKEIRAAIEKSTSDYDREKLQERLAKLAGGVAVINVGAATETEMKEKKARVEDALHATRAAVEEGIVPGGGVALLRAQSALKDFRLEDEDENIGVRIVERALEEPIRQIVQNAGLEGSIVVEKVRSNETAAFGFNARTETYENLVDAGVIDPTKVTRTALQNAASIAGLLLTTETVVVEKPEKEKAPPMPGGGGMDMY